The DNA segment ACGCGAGGACACCGGGGATCTTCGCCAGGGCCGGCCTGCTCGCCGCGGCCTGCGTGGGGTCGACGGCGGTGAGGACGGGCAGGCCGTGCGGGCCGGTGGTGCGGGCGATGTCGAAGTGGCCGATGGCGACGGTGGCGAGGTAGCTCGCCATGGGCTGGGCCATGTGCCAGGAGTAGGCGGTACGGCCGCCCGAGGTGCGCTGCCCGGTCGGCTCGCCGTTGGAGACGGCCCGAAGGCCCTGCGGGACGGTGACCGTGATGTCGTACGTCGCCTTGTCCGAGGGGTGGTGGTTGCCGGGGAACCAGGCCATGGAGCCGACCGGCTCGCCGAGGCCGAGCGCGCCGTCGGCGGTGAACAGCCAGCCCTCCTTGGAGCCGTCGGGGTCGGTGACGGTCTGCGGGGTCCCGGAGTAGCGGACGGTGGTGCGGAACGTCTCGCCGTCGCGGAGGTCGTCGTGCGGGCGGACGGTGAGTTCCTGGCCGGTGCGGTTCCAGCGGGCGCCCTTGCCCCCGACGGTGACCTTCTCGACGCGCAGACCGGCGAGGTCGAGGTCGAAGGCGGTCAGGTCGTGGGCGGCGCGGGCGGTGACGACCGCCGTGGCGGTGAGGTGCCGGGTGGCCGGGGTGTAGTCCAGGGTGAGGGCGTAGTGGGTGACGTCGTAGCCGCCGTTGCCCGCCTTCGGGAAGTACGGGTCGCGCAGGCCGGAGCCGCCCGGGGTGCCACGGACGCCGCCGTCGCACGCGGTGCCGGTGAGGGCGAGCGCGCACAGCGCCGCGACGGCCGGGAGAAGGCGCGCGGATGTGGCCATACAGCGATCTTAGGGGCGATGGGGCGGACGTCCCCCGGCGTGACACCATCTGTCCGTGCTCGACATCGGCTACGCCCTCGCCAACCGCTTCCCGGACCCGCCGCAGACGGACTACCGCCGTGCGGACGCCCGCGCGCTGCGGCACGACCTGTTCTGCGGGGACGTCTATCTCGCCGACACCGAGAAGGACCGGGAACTGTCCACAGCCTGGGGATGGGTGCCGGTGCTGGACTTCGCCTGGGCGCTGTGCGACATCGTGGAGCAGCTGGACAAGGACCCCATGGGCTCCCGCGCCGCGCGGCCGCAGCGGGCGGAGCTGGACTTCACCGAGTCCACCGACCGGATGCTCTTCGAGCGCCGCTTCGGCTGGGTGGACATCGCCTCCGACTGGCTCCCCGCCGAGGAGGCCCCGCTGAGCTTCTCCCACGCCGCGCTCCGGCGCGAGGCGCGCGACTTCCTCCACGACCTGATCGCCGACCTGACCGATCTGCACGAGGAGCTGGCGGAGAACCCGGTGATCTGGGATCTGCAGGCCCGCTTCCCCCGCGTGCCGTGAGGTGAGGTGACGTGAGACGAGGGGCGGGCGGTCACCGCACCCCCTCACGCGGGTACCCCACCCCTCACGCGGGCACCCCGCCCCTCACCCCTCCACCCTGATCCCCAGCTCCGCCGCCAGCACCGGTGCCAGATCCAGCAGCTGCCCCGTGCTGATCACCGCCCCGGCCAGCCGGTCCAGTCCGCGCGTGATCTCCAGGGGAGCGGCCCCGCGCAGGTCGACGTCCTTCAGGGCGGCCCCGCCGAAGTCGGCCTCCTTCAGGGCGCAGTCCACGAACTCGACCCGTTCCAGGCGGGCGCCTGCGAAGTCGGGTTCGACCAGGACACAGGATTCGAAGACGACGTCCTTCAGACGCGCCTCGCGGAAGTTGAGGAAGTCGAGTTTGCCGCCGCGTACGACGACGCGTTCCAGGACGGCGCCGTGGAGCTGGGTGCCGCCCAGGCGGGCGTCGACCACCTCGACGTCGCGGAACGTGGACTCGGCCAGATACGTGCCCACGCCGCGCGGGGCGGTCAGGACCGAGTCCAGGAACCGGGCCCGGCCCAGTGCCGTCTCGTCCAGCGCGCAGCCCGTCAGCGCGCAGTCCATGAAGCGGGCCCCCGCACCGTCCTGACCGGCCAGGTCCGCCTCCCGGAACTCCAGCCCGTCGTAGTCGCCGTCCGGCGCCAGCTCCCCGTACGCCCAGGGCTCCAGGGCCGGCAGCCGCACCTCCGGCCGCCGCGCGCCCTTCACGCCCGCCCGCCGCGCGCCTCCGCGCACCGCCACCCCCGCGCGCACCCCACCACTCGCACCACTCGCACCACTCGTACCGCCCATGCCCGCCCCACTCGTACCGCTCGTGCCCGTCGCTCGCCTCGCCATGGCCCCATGCTGCACCCCGCCACCGACAAACCGTCCGGCCCGCGAAAACCGCGCCCCCGCCGCCGCCCCGCCGCCCCCACCGCCCCTCCGCCCGGATGTCACATTCCGGCCCGCCCGGACGTCGGTCCCTGCGACAGCACGGTCGTCGCTCGGACACTCGCCGCCGGGGCGCGGCACGATCGGAAAGGTGGTGCCGGAGCCATGAAGGACAAGCCCGGAAACCCTCTTCACCCGGATGCGGCACATCCCGATCCATGGTCTTCTGGCCAGATGGACGACGGCCGAACGAGTGATCCTCCACAGCCGTACGCGGGAACCGAGCCCGCCGATCCCCGGCGCTGGTGGGCCCTGGTCGTCATCGCGCTCGCCCAGCTGATGGTGGTCCTGGACGCGACGATAGTGAACATCGCGCTCCCCTCGGCACAGCACGCGCTGCACATGTCGGACGGCAACCGGCAGTGGGTGATCACCGCCTACACCCTCGCCTTCGGCGGCCTCCTGCTGCTGGGCGGCCGGATCGCCGACCTGGTCGGACGCAAACGCACCTTCGTCGTCGGACTGATCGGCTTCGCGCTCGCCTCCGCCCTGGGCGGCGGAGCCACCAGCTCCGCCATGCTCTTCGGCGCACGCGCCCTGCAGGGCGCCTTCGCCGCCGTCCTCGCGCCCTCCGCGCTGTCCCTGCTGACGACGGCCTTCACCGACCCCCGGGAACGCGGCAAGGCCTTCGGCGTCTACGGCGCCCTGGCCGGCAGCGGCTCGGCGATCGGGTTCATCGTCGGCGGGCTGCTCACCGAGTACCTGAACTGGCGCTGGTGCCTGTACGTCAACGTGCCCATCGCGATCGTCGCGGTCCTCGGCGCCTTCGCCCTGTTGCGCGACCGCCCCGGCGCCCGCGGCGCCCGCCTCGACGTGCCCGGCGCGCTGCTCGGCTGCGGCGGGCTGGTGACCATCGTCTACGGCTTCAGCGAGGCCGAGCCGCGCGGCTGGACCGACCCCCTGGTCCTCGCCCTCCTCGCGGCCGGCGTGCTGCTGCTCGCCACGTTCGTGTGGTGGCAGAACCGGGCGCCGAGTCCGCTGCTGCCGCTGCACATCGTCAGGGACCGCGACCGCGCGGGCTGCTTCCTGACGATGATGCTCGCGGTGATCGGCATGTTCGGGCTGTTCCTCTTCATGACCTACTACCTCCAGGTCATCCTCGGCTACTCGCCGGTCAGGGCGGGCCTGGCCTTCCTGCCGCTGACCGCCGCGATCATCACCGGCTCCACGCAGATATCCGCCCGCCTGCTCAGCCGTGTGGCGCCCCGGCTGCTCATGGTGCCCGGCATGCTCCTGGCCGTCGCCGGGCTGCTGCTGCTCACCCGGATGCGGGTCGGCTCCTCCTACACCACGGAGATCCTGCCCTCCCTGCTGCTCCTGGGGCTCGGCATGGGTCTGACCTTCATGCCGATCTTCGCCACCGCCACCGCGGGCGTGGCTCCTCGGGACGCCGGGGTCACCTCGGCGACCGTCAACACCGCCCAGCAGGTCGGCGGCTCCATCGGCACGGCCCTGCTCAACACCATCGCCACCACCAGCAGCGCGGCCTACATCGCCGCGCATCTGCACCGGCCCTCCGACAGGGCCGCCGTCCTCCCCGTGGGCGTGGTGCACGGCTACACGGTGGCCATCTGGTGGGCGGCCGGCGTCATGCTCGCGGCGGCCCTGGCCGCGGGGCTGATGATCACGGCCAAGGCGCCGGGGCGCAGCACACCGGCCAGGACACCGGTGCCGGAGTCGGTCGGCTGAGCCCGCTGCCGGAGTCGGTCAACTGAGCCGGCCCCGCGCCGGGCGGGTGCGCCGCGGGGGTGCCGGGAGGGACAGGGGCGGTGGACCGGTGCCTCAGTGCCGCCCCGCCACCCGGTCCGCCACGCGCGCCAGCCGTGAGGACCGCGTGGCGGGGTTGCGGCGTTCGCGCTGGTCGGCCGCGCGGTAGGTGGCGTACATGCCCTGCACGCCGAGCCAGCGGAAGGGTTCCGGTTCCCACTTGCGGACCTTGTGGTTCACCCAGGGCAGGTCGGTCAGGCCGGTGCGGCCGGCCTGGCCCGAGTCCTGCTGGACGAGGTCGCGCAGGGTGCGGGCGGCCAGGTTGGCGGTGGCCACGCCCGAGCCGACGTAGCCGCCCGCCCAGCCGAGTCCGGTGGCCCGGTCGAGGGTGACCGTGGCGCACCAGTCGCGGGGCACGCCGAGGACGCCGGACCAGGCGTGCGCGATCCGGACACCGGCCAGGGAGGGGAAGAAGCGGACCAGGATCTCCCTGAGCGCCGCGATCGTCTCCTCCTGCGTGCGGCCGTCGTTGTCGGTGCGCGAGCCGAAGCGGTACGGCACCCCGCGTCCGCCCAGCGCGATCCGGCCGTCGGCGGTGCGCTGGGCGTACATGTAGGCGTGCGCCATGTCGCCGAGGGTCTCCCGGCCGTCCCAGCCGATCGCCGCCCACTGCCCGTCGGTCAGCGGCTCGGTGGCGATCATGGAGGAGTTCATGGGCAGCCAGGTGCGCTTCTGGCCCTTCAGGGACGCGGTGAAGCCCTCGGTGCAGCGCAGGACGTAGGACGCGCGGACCGTGCCGTAGGGCGTGACGGCGTGCCGGGGGCGTATCTCCGTCACCGGTGTCGACTCGTGCACGGTGACCCCGAGCGCCTCCACGGCCGCCGCGAGGCCCTTCACCAGCTTCCCCGGGTGCAGCCGCGCCCCGTGCGGGGTCCAGGTCGAGCCGACGGCGTCCGCGACCCTGATCCGTTCGGCGGTCTCCCGGGCGCCGTACAGCTCGCGGTCCTTCTCGCCGTACGACAGCTCGTGCGCGTGGAAGGCCCTGAGCCGGGCCAGCTGGGCGGGTGTGGTCGCCACTTCGAGGACGCCGCCCGGGTGCAGGTCCGCGTCGATGCCCTCCGCCCCGGCGACCGCGATCACCTCGGCGACGGTGTCGTTCATCGCCTTCTGGAGCCGTACGGCCGCCTCGTGGCCGTGCAGCTTCGCGTACCGGTCGCGGCCGGCGACGCCGTTGTACAGCCAGCCGCCGTTGCGGCCGGAGGCGCCGTAGCCGCAGAACTTCTGCTCCAGGACGGTGATCCGCAGGAAGGGGGCGGCCTTCTTCAGGTAGTAGGCGGTCCACAGTCCCGTGTAGCCGCCGCCGACGATCACCACGTCGGCCGACGCGTCCCCGGTCAGCGGCTCCCGCACCGCGGGGAGGCCGTCGTGGGCGTACCAGAAGGAGATGCCGCCGTTGACGGCACCGCTCGCCGAGCTGCTCATGCGCGGGACGTTAACCCCTGAGAGCGGCCAGTGTCTCCTTCGGATTCCATGCTTTTCCGCAGCCCCTGACCAGCGGGAAGCACGCCAGTCCGGTCAATACGGACACCGCGTGGCCGAAGTCGGTGAAGGTGCGGCCGGTGGCGAGCGGTATCGCGTACACGGCGGCCAGGACGGCCAGGTACGGGTACCGCCAGGGCCTCGCGATCCGGTAGGTGAGCACCCCCATCACGCCCGCCATCGCGTAACTCACGCCGATGTCCAGGGTGTTGACCGCCGAGTGCGGGGCGTGGCCGTCACGGACGGCCTTCAGCAGGGCCAGTTCGCTGATCAGCGTGGCGAACACGTGTGCGGACGCGCACACCGCGAGCCAGCGCGCGGTGCCGAGCCAGCGCTCGGCCTGGGCGTGGAAGACGCCGTACAGCACGGCGTACGGCAGCCAGTGCCCGCCGTCGATCCACATCGCGCTGGTGATCAGCACCCGTACCGGGTTCCGCGACAGCTCGTGGATGTTGGTGGACCGCTGCCGCAGGAAGTCCTGCTCGAAGTCCGGCGACATGTGGTGCAGGGCGACGGTGGTGAAGAACAGGACCGTCAGCCAGACGTAGGTGCCCGGCGCGCTGCGGACGTAGCCCGCGGCCGCCCGGAGCCCACGCCGAAACCCGCTGACCCGGTCCACATTCGTCAGTATGGTCGGCAAGGTGATCGGGCTGCCTGGCGAGCCTGTTGCTTCTCAGGAGAAATTCAGCGGGGTCGCGGGACGCGCCTTCACCACTGTCCTGCCCCGCCGCGCTGCGGAGTTCCCGCGTCTTCGGCGGTGTCACCGCCGCCCCGCCCGTCCGGCCGACCGCCGCGCCCGCCCCGGCCCGGGATGCGCCGACCGGGTGACATCGCAGACCCGCCGCCGCTTCGAGGCGCCGACCGCGGGACCTGACACGCCGCCGGACGGCCTATCCGGGCAACCCCGGATCAATCGGTCATACCGTAAGCGATATGAAGAGATGTCACCTCGCATATCTCGCGTGCGTCGCCGCCCTCGCCGGCGCGGGGCTCGGCACGACACCCGCGGCGGCCGCCCACCACCAGCTGCTGGTGGTCCACCCCGGCCAGTCCATCCAGAAGGCGGTGAACGCCGCACACGCCGGGGACACCGTCCTCGTCCTCGCCGGCACCTACCACGAGAGCGTCACGATCGGCACTCCCCAGGTGACCCTGCGCGGCGTCGGCGTCCGGACGGTCATCATGCCCGCCGCGGCCAAGGCCACCAAGGCCGGCGCCAAGGCCGCCATGAGCTGCGCCGGGAGCGGCAACGGCATCTGTGTCATCGGCACCAGGACCAAGGACGTCAAGGACGTCACCGTCGCCGACCTGACCACGACCGGCTTCACCCGCGCCGGCGTGTTCGGCATGGCCACGGACACCATGACCGTGCGTCACGTGTCCGCCGTCGGCAACGGCGTGTGGGGCATCGCCCAGGAGCGGTCCGTGCGCGGCGTCATCAGGGACAACCACGCCCACGGCAACGGCGACGCCGGCGTGTTCCTCGCCAACACCATCACGGAGGAGGCCGGCGCCTACGACGCCGGGAACACGCTGGTCTCCCACAACCGGCTGGACGACAACCGCATCGGCGTCACCGTCCGGCGGCTGCGCAACATCACCGTCGAGCAGAACGGCATCAGCGGCAACTGCGCCGGTGTCTTCGTCGTCGGCGACGAGAACAACCCGAAGGCCGGCGCCCTGAGCGTGACCGGCAACCGTGTCGTACGGAACAACAAGTTCTGCGCCAAGACGGACCGGCTGCCCGCGATCCAGGGCTCCGGCATCGTCCTCACCGGCGCCGAGAAGACCCGCGTGAGCGGCAACCTGGTCAACGGCAACGCCGGCGACTCCCCGCTGTCGGGCGGCATCGTCCTCTTCAAGAGCTTCGTCGGTGCCACCAGCGACAAGAACAGCATCGAGGACAACACGCTGGCGGACAACGCGCCGGCGGACCTCGTGAACACGGACCCGGGCAAGGGCAACACCTTCCAGCGCAACTCCTGCCGGGCGTCCAAGCCCGCGGGCCTGTGCTGACCGCCCGACCGCTGCCCCTGAAGGACCGACGAAGGCCGAAGAACGAGAAAGGGCGGCAGATGACGACCGCTGAGACAGCCCCACCGCCCCCGATGCGGCTCCGCGAGCTGGTGTTCGGGGCGGCCTGCGCCGCCGCCGTCCGGGCCGCCGCCCGGCTCGGCGTCGCCGACGCGCTGGAGAACACCCCCATGGCCGTCGAGGACCTCGCGGCCGCCGTGAAGACCGAGCCCAAGCCGCTGCGCCGGCTGCTGCGGGCCCTGTCCTGCTACGGCGTCTTCACCGAGCGCCCCGACGGCACCTTCGCGCACACCGAGATGTCCCGGCTGCTGCGCGAGGACGATCCGGGCAGCCTGCGCGCCATCGCCCTGTGGTGCACCGAGCCGTGGACCTGGGACGCCTGGCCCCGGCTCGACGAGGCCGTCCGCACCGGGAAGAACGTCGTGGAGGACCTCTACGGCAAGGAGTTCTTCACCTACCTCAACGAGGACGCCCCCGAGTCCGCGGACGTCTTCAACCGCGCCATGACCCGCTCCAGCGAGCAGTCGGCACGCGAGGTAGCGGCCCTCCTCGACCTCACCGGCGCCAAGTCGGTCGCCGACGTCGGCGGCGGCCAGGGACACGTCGTGGCCTGCCTGCTGGACAAGTACCCGGCGATGCACGGCAGCCTCCTCGACCTGCCCCGCGTCGTGGAGAACGCCCTGCCCCGGCTCCGCCCCGGCGGCGACCTAGCCGACCGCGCCCGGATCGTGCCCGGCGACGTCCGCGCCGCGATCCCGGTCAAGGCCGACGTCTACGTCATCAAGAACATCCTCGAATGGGACGACGAGTCCACCGCCCGCACCCTCGGGGGCGTCGCCGAGGCCGGCGGCCCCGGCACCCGGGTCATCGTCATCGAGAACCTCGTCGACGACACCCCCTCCATGCGCTTCAGCACCGCCATGGACCTGCTGCTCCTGCTCAACGTCGGCGGCGCCAAGCACACCACCGACAGCATGCGCGGCCGGCTGAGCGCGGCGGGCCTCGTCGTGGACGACATCAGCCCCGTCAACCCCTACCTGCACGCCTTCGACTGCCACGTCCCCGGGTGACCTCCACCCGCACAGAGCACCGGCCGCCGGGCCCGCGACGCTGCGGGCCCGGCGGCCGGTGGCCGTCCGGGGGTGCCGTACGGCTCAGTCGCGCTCCCACAGGTAGAAGCGCTGTGCCATCGCGTCCTTGGGGGACCTCCACGTCTCAGGGTCGTACGCGCTGACGTACGCCGACAGACGGTCGCTGATCCCCCGGAACTCGGGGTGGTCGTTCACCTTGGCGATGGCCGGGCCCGGCTCGCCGTCCGCCTCGACGAGGTGCATGTACACATCGCCGAACTGGAAGAGACTGCGGCGGCGCACCCCGATCAGGTGCGGCAGCTCGCCCCGGTCCGACTCCGCGAAGATCTTCGCGATGTCCTGGGCCGAACCCGGTGCCATCCGGGCCACGATCAGTGCCTGATGCATGGACTTCGTCCTCTCCTGCCGCAGGCCGGCGTCAGCCGGCCGGCGCCGGCGCGGGCCGGTGACCGGCGGCGGCCTTCTCGATCTTCTTGCGGATGAGGTCCAGCTGGACCTTGGAGTTCTTGTTGATGTTGTCGGTCATCCAGTCGTCGTCGACCGGAGCCTCCGGCTTCATCGCGAAGTCCTGCGTCCACACCATCCGCGTCCCGGCGGGCACCTCCTCGTACGCCCAGTGGATGTCCATGTGGGCGAACGGACCCGTCTCCACCCGACGGGCCCGGACGGTGCGGGCGACGGGGTCGGGCTCACGCTCCGACACCCAGCTCCAGACGGTGCCGTTGTCGTCCGGGTGCATGGTGAGACGGAACGTCGTCTTACGGCCCTCCCGCTTCAGGACCTCCACCGACGCGTACTCACTGAAGAGCTGCGGCCAGTTCTCCAGGTCGTTGGTCATGTCCCAGACCAGCTCCAGCGGAGCGGCGATCGTGATCTCGTTCTGGGTGTGTCCTGCCATCTCAGGCTCCTGCCATCAGAGTGCTGTTGACGAGGTCGAGGAACTGCCGGGGCGTCCTGCAGCGCTCGGCGTCCGGCGGCATCGGCGTACCGTGCCGGTTCTCCAGCTCGCCCACGATGCCGAGCAGCCCGAGCGAGTCGACACCCAGCGCGTCGAACGCGCTCTCGGGCATCTCCAGCACCTCGGGGGAAACGGTGATGCCGGCGGCCTTCTTCATCAGACCGGCCAGCTCTTCCACGGTGATCTGGGTCATGCGCTTTCTCCTTTCCTTTTCGCCTACAGAGCGCCGTGCCGCAGCACCAGCGCCGAGTTCGACCCCATCAGGCCCCGGCTGAGGACCAGCGCCGTGCGCAGCTCGGCGACCCGGGCACGCCCGGTCACGAGGTCGAAGTCGTGGCAGACGTCGAACACGTTCGGCGTCGGCGGGATCAGGCCGTGCTCCATCGCGAGCACCGCCGCGGCGCAGTCCAGTACGGGCGCCGCGCAGTAGCCCCGCCCGGTCCCCGTCTTCGGCGCCGTCACCGGCACCCGGGAACCGTGCGCGCCCAGCGCGTCCACCAGCGCCAGCACCTCCGCCCGGTCCGCCTCCGGCACCCCGAGGGCGTCGGCGAAGACCACGTCGACCTCCTCCGGAGCACACCCGGCCTCGTCGAGCGCTCCCCGGATGGCCTGGGCCAGGCCCTCCCGGGACTCCGCCCAGCGGGACGCCCCCGTGAAGGTCGCCGCGTGCCCGGCGACGACCGCCCGGACCTCGGCCCCGCGCTCCCGCGCCACCCGCTCCGCCTCCACCACGAGCATCGCGCCGCCCTCGGCCGGCACGAACCCGCAGGCCGCGTCGGTGAACGGGCGGTACGCGCGGGACGGATCGGGCTCCTGGCTCAGCTCCTCGTAACCGAGCTGGCAGACCATCGAGTACGGCGCCAGTGGCGCCTCGGTGGAACCCGCCACGATCGCGTTCGTACCCCGCCGCACCGCACGCGCCGCGTGCGCCACCGCGTCCAGACCGCCCGCCTCGTCCGAGGCGACCACCGAACACGGGCCCTTGAGCCCACGGCGGATCGAGATCTGACCGGTGCTCGCGGCGTAGAACCAGGCGATCGACTGGTACGGCCCGACGAACCGGCTGCCCTTGCCCCACAACCGCTGGAGCTCCCGCTGGCCGAACTCGCCACCACCGGAACCGGCGGCCGTGACCACCCCGATGGAGAACGGGTCCTGATCCGTGTCGGCCTGCCCCAGCC comes from the Streptomyces sp. NBC_00820 genome and includes:
- a CDS encoding ketosynthase chain-length factor, which codes for MSAPHERRAAVTGIGVIAPNGTSTDSFWKATQEGLSVLDRVSREGCEHLPLKVAGEVRAFDPAAVEERFLVQTDRFTHFAMAAADLALENARLGQADTDQDPFSIGVVTAAGSGGGEFGQRELQRLWGKGSRFVGPYQSIAWFYAASTGQISIRRGLKGPCSVVASDEAGGLDAVAHAARAVRRGTNAIVAGSTEAPLAPYSMVCQLGYEELSQEPDPSRAYRPFTDAACGFVPAEGGAMLVVEAERVARERGAEVRAVVAGHAATFTGASRWAESREGLAQAIRGALDEAGCAPEEVDVVFADALGVPEADRAEVLALVDALGAHGSRVPVTAPKTGTGRGYCAAPVLDCAAAVLAMEHGLIPPTPNVFDVCHDFDLVTGRARVAELRTALVLSRGLMGSNSALVLRHGAL
- a CDS encoding acyl carrier protein; translated protein: MTQITVEELAGLMKKAAGITVSPEVLEMPESAFDALGVDSLGLLGIVGELENRHGTPMPPDAERCRTPRQFLDLVNSTLMAGA
- a CDS encoding right-handed parallel beta-helix repeat-containing protein, whose product is MKRCHLAYLACVAALAGAGLGTTPAAAAHHQLLVVHPGQSIQKAVNAAHAGDTVLVLAGTYHESVTIGTPQVTLRGVGVRTVIMPAAAKATKAGAKAAMSCAGSGNGICVIGTRTKDVKDVTVADLTTTGFTRAGVFGMATDTMTVRHVSAVGNGVWGIAQERSVRGVIRDNHAHGNGDAGVFLANTITEEAGAYDAGNTLVSHNRLDDNRIGVTVRRLRNITVEQNGISGNCAGVFVVGDENNPKAGALSVTGNRVVRNNKFCAKTDRLPAIQGSGIVLTGAEKTRVSGNLVNGNAGDSPLSGGIVLFKSFVGATSDKNSIEDNTLADNAPADLVNTDPGKGNTFQRNSCRASKPAGLC
- a CDS encoding rhomboid-like protein, whose product is MDRVSGFRRGLRAAAGYVRSAPGTYVWLTVLFFTTVALHHMSPDFEQDFLRQRSTNIHELSRNPVRVLITSAMWIDGGHWLPYAVLYGVFHAQAERWLGTARWLAVCASAHVFATLISELALLKAVRDGHAPHSAVNTLDIGVSYAMAGVMGVLTYRIARPWRYPYLAVLAAVYAIPLATGRTFTDFGHAVSVLTGLACFPLVRGCGKAWNPKETLAALRG
- a CDS encoding MFS transporter codes for the protein MDDGRTSDPPQPYAGTEPADPRRWWALVVIALAQLMVVLDATIVNIALPSAQHALHMSDGNRQWVITAYTLAFGGLLLLGGRIADLVGRKRTFVVGLIGFALASALGGGATSSAMLFGARALQGAFAAVLAPSALSLLTTAFTDPRERGKAFGVYGALAGSGSAIGFIVGGLLTEYLNWRWCLYVNVPIAIVAVLGAFALLRDRPGARGARLDVPGALLGCGGLVTIVYGFSEAEPRGWTDPLVLALLAAGVLLLATFVWWQNRAPSPLLPLHIVRDRDRAGCFLTMMLAVIGMFGLFLFMTYYLQVILGYSPVRAGLAFLPLTAAIITGSTQISARLLSRVAPRLLMVPGMLLAVAGLLLLTRMRVGSSYTTEILPSLLLLGLGMGLTFMPIFATATAGVAPRDAGVTSATVNTAQQVGGSIGTALLNTIATTSSAAYIAAHLHRPSDRAAVLPVGVVHGYTVAIWWAAGVMLAAALAAGLMITAKAPGRSTPARTPVPESVG
- a CDS encoding TcmI family type II polyketide cyclase, which encodes MHQALIVARMAPGSAQDIAKIFAESDRGELPHLIGVRRRSLFQFGDVYMHLVEADGEPGPAIAKVNDHPEFRGISDRLSAYVSAYDPETWRSPKDAMAQRFYLWERD
- a CDS encoding methyltransferase — protein: MTTAETAPPPPMRLRELVFGAACAAAVRAAARLGVADALENTPMAVEDLAAAVKTEPKPLRRLLRALSCYGVFTERPDGTFAHTEMSRLLREDDPGSLRAIALWCTEPWTWDAWPRLDEAVRTGKNVVEDLYGKEFFTYLNEDAPESADVFNRAMTRSSEQSAREVAALLDLTGAKSVADVGGGQGHVVACLLDKYPAMHGSLLDLPRVVENALPRLRPGGDLADRARIVPGDVRAAIPVKADVYVIKNILEWDDESTARTLGGVAEAGGPGTRVIVIENLVDDTPSMRFSTAMDLLLLLNVGGAKHTTDSMRGRLSAAGLVVDDISPVNPYLHAFDCHVPG
- a CDS encoding M1 family metallopeptidase, with the translated sequence MATSARLLPAVAALCALALTGTACDGGVRGTPGGSGLRDPYFPKAGNGGYDVTHYALTLDYTPATRHLTATAVVTARAAHDLTAFDLDLAGLRVEKVTVGGKGARWNRTGQELTVRPHDDLRDGETFRTTVRYSGTPQTVTDPDGSKEGWLFTADGALGLGEPVGSMAWFPGNHHPSDKATYDITVTVPQGLRAVSNGEPTGQRTSGGRTAYSWHMAQPMASYLATVAIGHFDIARTTGPHGLPVLTAVDPTQAAASRPALAKIPGVLAWEESRFGPYPFSSAGAIVERPGDVGYALETQSRPVFPGAPDTSTLVHELAHQWYGDSVTPADWQGMWLNEGFATYAEWLYTEDHGGRSAQQSFTDLYRGHDDALWDFPPAKPAGAAVISDSPVYGRGAMVLQKIRQKVGDDTFFAILRGWAATYRYGTASTADFTAYVEKKAPGEDFSEIWKDWLYGEGKPARP
- a CDS encoding NAD(P)/FAD-dependent oxidoreductase — its product is MSSSASGAVNGGISFWYAHDGLPAVREPLTGDASADVVIVGGGYTGLWTAYYLKKAAPFLRITVLEQKFCGYGASGRNGGWLYNGVAGRDRYAKLHGHEAAVRLQKAMNDTVAEVIAVAGAEGIDADLHPGGVLEVATTPAQLARLRAFHAHELSYGEKDRELYGARETAERIRVADAVGSTWTPHGARLHPGKLVKGLAAAVEALGVTVHESTPVTEIRPRHAVTPYGTVRASYVLRCTEGFTASLKGQKRTWLPMNSSMIATEPLTDGQWAAIGWDGRETLGDMAHAYMYAQRTADGRIALGGRGVPYRFGSRTDNDGRTQEETIAALREILVRFFPSLAGVRIAHAWSGVLGVPRDWCATVTLDRATGLGWAGGYVGSGVATANLAARTLRDLVQQDSGQAGRTGLTDLPWVNHKVRKWEPEPFRWLGVQGMYATYRAADQRERRNPATRSSRLARVADRVAGRH
- a CDS encoding pentapeptide repeat-containing protein, with the translated sequence MARRATGTSGTSGAGMGGTSGASGASGGVRAGVAVRGGARRAGVKGARRPEVRLPALEPWAYGELAPDGDYDGLEFREADLAGQDGAGARFMDCALTGCALDETALGRARFLDSVLTAPRGVGTYLAESTFRDVEVVDARLGGTQLHGAVLERVVVRGGKLDFLNFREARLKDVVFESCVLVEPDFAGARLERVEFVDCALKEADFGGAALKDVDLRGAAPLEITRGLDRLAGAVISTGQLLDLAPVLAAELGIRVEG
- a CDS encoding SRPBCC family protein → MAGHTQNEITIAAPLELVWDMTNDLENWPQLFSEYASVEVLKREGRKTTFRLTMHPDDNGTVWSWVSEREPDPVARTVRARRVETGPFAHMDIHWAYEEVPAGTRMVWTQDFAMKPEAPVDDDWMTDNINKNSKVQLDLIRKKIEKAAAGHRPAPAPAG